In a single window of the Desulfovibrio mangrovi genome:
- a CDS encoding outer membrane homotrimeric porin: protein MKRVITLMLALALVFGAVANSSATDFKAKGTYQIGYQWTDNTNFNDADSDGASEDDFVAKQRFRTQIDIVSSENLSGVVFFEINNTWGRTSGGAGNGAGGAIGADGVNVQTRRAFIDWTVPNTALDIRMGIQGLALPGVVAGSPVLDNDVAAVVATYKFNDMFSMNAVWARPFDTSAGEDTTVNAQDEMDVFALIGGVKMDGMEFTPWAAYAAVGKDIADIGNELPGLLSVAGAQGVETYEDNARAYWLGLGFSMDMFDPIVFKMDAMYGSVDSGDAKNSSNDDALDRSGWTMIGKLSYKMDMVTPGVIGWYSSGEDDDVTNGSERLPRVDGSFTATSFGFDGAAAGFASQDNIGLTNEGTWAAGLLLEDIKVIDSLTSQFRVVYVKGTNDADFLDSYVNDYAGAKSDLLGTMLTDEDSAWEINFDHKYDIYENLALFVEMGYINLDLDEDAWGITDNSYDDDAYKLGFVFQYTF from the coding sequence ATGAAAAGAGTTATCACTCTGATGCTCGCTCTGGCACTGGTATTCGGCGCTGTCGCCAACAGCTCCGCTACCGATTTCAAGGCCAAGGGCACCTACCAGATCGGCTACCAGTGGACCGACAACACCAACTTCAACGACGCTGATTCTGACGGCGCATCCGAAGACGATTTCGTTGCTAAGCAGCGTTTCCGTACCCAGATCGACATCGTTTCCAGCGAAAACCTCTCCGGTGTTGTTTTCTTCGAAATCAACAACACCTGGGGCCGCACTTCCGGTGGCGCTGGTAACGGCGCTGGTGGTGCAATCGGCGCTGACGGCGTGAACGTTCAGACCCGTCGTGCTTTCATCGACTGGACTGTTCCGAACACCGCTCTTGACATCCGCATGGGTATCCAGGGCCTGGCCCTGCCCGGCGTTGTTGCTGGTTCCCCCGTTCTGGACAACGACGTAGCAGCTGTTGTTGCTACCTACAAGTTCAACGACATGTTCTCCATGAATGCTGTTTGGGCACGCCCCTTCGACACCTCTGCAGGTGAAGACACCACTGTCAACGCTCAGGACGAAATGGATGTTTTCGCTCTGATCGGCGGCGTTAAGATGGACGGCATGGAATTCACCCCCTGGGCTGCATACGCAGCTGTTGGCAAGGACATCGCCGACATCGGTAACGAACTGCCTGGCCTGCTGTCTGTTGCTGGCGCACAGGGCGTGGAAACCTATGAAGACAACGCCCGCGCTTACTGGCTGGGCCTCGGCTTCTCCATGGACATGTTCGATCCCATCGTTTTCAAGATGGACGCCATGTACGGTTCCGTTGACTCCGGCGACGCCAAGAACTCCTCCAACGACGACGCTCTTGACCGTTCCGGCTGGACCATGATCGGCAAGCTGTCCTACAAGATGGACATGGTTACCCCCGGCGTTATCGGTTGGTACTCCTCCGGTGAAGACGACGACGTAACCAACGGTTCCGAGCGTCTGCCCCGCGTTGACGGCTCCTTCACCGCTACCTCCTTCGGCTTTGACGGCGCTGCTGCCGGCTTCGCTTCTCAGGACAACATCGGCCTGACCAACGAAGGTACCTGGGCCGCTGGTCTGCTGCTCGAAGACATCAAGGTTATCGACAGCCTGACCTCTCAGTTCCGCGTTGTGTACGTAAAGGGTACCAACGATGCTGACTTCCTCGACAGCTATGTCAACGACTACGCTGGCGCCAAGTCTGACCTGCTCGGCACCATGCTGACCGACGAAGACAGCGCTTGGGAAATCAACTTCGACCACAAGTACGACATCTATGAAAACCTGGCTCTCTTCGTAGAAATGGGTTACATCAACCTGGATCTCGACGAAGACGCTTGGGGCATCACCGACAATTCCTACGACGACGACGCCTACAAGCTGGGCTTCGTATTCCAGTACACCTTCTAA
- the hisD gene encoding histidinol dehydrogenase — protein MPCRTFSYQSPADAAPIRALLSGRDDPNNSVEPVVQDILATVQKDGDAALIAYTRKFDCPSFSPEMLRVPAAILENASKHVPAEDLAIILEAADNIRAFHERQKQNSWFTTSEDGTVLGQMVRPVDRVGLYVPGGQGGNTPLISSMLMNAIPAQVAGVPSIAVVSPPREDGTPNPYILAAAHALGIDEVYACGSAWAIAALAYGTESIAPVDVIAGPGNIFVATAKRMLIGKVGIDMIAGPSEILILADNTARADQVAADMLSQAEHDTLASSVLITDNAALADAVKAELITQTEALPRCDIARKALADWGAIVVTDTMERAVELSNIIAPEHLEVIVADPWTMLPKLRNAGAIFLGANSPEPVGDYFAGPNHVLPTNGTARFSSALSVETFTKKSSIIAASASFTQENAAKIARLARLEGLEAHARSAESRTR, from the coding sequence ATGCCCTGTCGTACCTTTTCCTATCAGTCGCCCGCAGATGCCGCGCCCATTCGCGCACTGCTCTCCGGGCGGGATGATCCCAACAACTCCGTAGAGCCCGTGGTGCAGGACATCCTTGCCACCGTGCAGAAAGACGGGGATGCGGCCCTCATTGCCTATACCCGGAAATTCGACTGTCCTTCCTTTTCCCCCGAGATGCTTCGCGTTCCCGCAGCCATACTGGAGAATGCCTCGAAGCATGTTCCTGCAGAAGATCTTGCCATCATTCTGGAAGCAGCGGACAACATCCGCGCCTTCCATGAACGCCAGAAGCAGAATTCCTGGTTCACCACGTCTGAAGACGGCACCGTGCTGGGTCAAATGGTGCGCCCCGTAGATCGCGTAGGCCTCTACGTTCCCGGCGGACAGGGCGGCAACACTCCGCTCATTTCCAGCATGCTCATGAATGCCATTCCCGCGCAGGTAGCCGGCGTTCCGTCCATTGCCGTGGTTTCGCCCCCGCGTGAAGACGGCACTCCCAACCCGTACATTCTGGCAGCAGCCCATGCCCTCGGCATTGACGAGGTGTATGCATGCGGCAGCGCATGGGCCATAGCCGCACTGGCCTATGGCACAGAAAGCATCGCGCCTGTGGATGTCATTGCAGGCCCGGGCAACATCTTCGTAGCCACGGCCAAGCGCATGCTCATCGGCAAGGTGGGCATAGACATGATTGCAGGCCCCAGCGAGATTCTCATTCTTGCGGACAATACCGCCCGCGCCGATCAGGTAGCGGCCGATATGCTCTCACAGGCCGAGCACGACACGCTGGCCTCATCCGTGCTGATCACCGACAACGCAGCGCTGGCGGATGCCGTAAAGGCCGAACTCATCACACAGACAGAGGCATTGCCGCGTTGCGACATCGCCCGCAAGGCTCTTGCCGACTGGGGTGCCATCGTCGTCACAGACACCATGGAACGCGCTGTTGAGCTTTCCAACATCATCGCGCCGGAGCATCTGGAAGTCATTGTAGCAGATCCCTGGACCATGCTGCCCAAGCTGCGCAACGCAGGCGCCATTTTCCTCGGGGCCAACTCGCCCGAGCCTGTCGGCGACTATTTTGCCGGCCCCAACCACGTGCTGCCCACCAACGGCACGGCACGTTTCTCATCCGCCCTTTCGGTGGAGACCTTTACCAAGAAATCCAGCATCATTGCGGCATCTGCCTCCTTCACGCAGGAAAACGCGGCCAAGATAGCCCGCCTTGCACGCCTTGAAGGACTGGAAGCTCACGCCCGTTCCGCGGAATCCCGCACACGATAA
- a CDS encoding phosphoribosylaminoimidazolesuccinocarboxamide synthase: protein MNVVTKTNITEYPLISRGKVRDIYEIDKDTLLLVTTDRMSAFDVIMNEPIPYKGVVLNQITLFWMEMFKDILPNHLIASEVKDFPEPLHKYAADLEGRSVLVRKAKPLPIECIIRGHITGSGWKDYLKTGSVCGHKLPEGLKESEKLATPLFTPSTKAELGEHDENITVEQAINMIGEELARKVEAVSIAIFSQGREYAESKGIIIADTKFEFGLLDGELILIDEVLTPDSSRFWPMAGYEAGKGQPSFDKQYLRDWLSAQPWDKTPPPPALPENVIAETRKKYEEAYSILTGKALPC, encoded by the coding sequence ATGAACGTTGTCACCAAGACCAACATTACCGAGTATCCGCTCATTTCCCGCGGCAAGGTTCGCGACATTTATGAAATCGACAAGGACACCCTGCTGCTGGTTACCACCGACCGCATGTCCGCCTTTGACGTCATCATGAACGAACCCATTCCCTACAAGGGCGTGGTGCTCAACCAGATCACCCTGTTCTGGATGGAAATGTTCAAGGACATCCTGCCCAACCACCTCATCGCTTCCGAGGTGAAGGACTTCCCCGAGCCTCTGCACAAGTACGCCGCTGACCTTGAAGGCCGCTCCGTACTGGTCCGCAAGGCCAAGCCCCTGCCCATTGAATGCATCATCCGCGGCCACATCACCGGTTCCGGCTGGAAGGATTACCTCAAGACCGGTTCCGTCTGCGGCCACAAGCTGCCTGAAGGACTCAAGGAATCCGAAAAGCTTGCCACCCCCCTGTTCACCCCCTCCACCAAGGCCGAACTGGGCGAGCACGACGAAAATATCACCGTTGAGCAGGCTATCAACATGATCGGTGAAGAGCTGGCCCGCAAGGTTGAGGCCGTCTCCATCGCCATCTTCAGTCAGGGTCGTGAATACGCAGAAAGCAAAGGCATCATCATCGCCGACACCAAGTTCGAATTCGGCCTGCTGGACGGCGAACTCATCCTTATTGACGAAGTTCTCACCCCCGACTCTTCCCGTTTCTGGCCCATGGCAGGCTACGAGGCAGGCAAGGGGCAGCCAAGCTTTGACAAGCAGTACCTGCGAGACTGGCTCTCCGCCCAGCCTTGGGACAAGACGCCTCCTCCGCCCGCTCTGCCCGAAAATGTAATCGCCGAAACCAGAAAGAAATACGAAGAGGCATATTCCATTTTGACGGGCAAGGCGCTTCCCTGCTAG
- a CDS encoding enoyl-ACP reductase FabI, whose protein sequence is MLLEGKRALIFGVANNKSIAYGIAKEFKAQGARLAFNYLGDALLKRVEPISEELGGDFIFQCDVTSDEEIAASVERVKKEWGGVDILIHSIGFANREDLQGRFIETSRDGFKLALDISAYSLTALANAYEDLLTENASVITLSYYGAEKVITNYNVMGVAKAALEASVRYLAVDLGAKGVRINGISAGPIKTLAASGISGFRSILNYIEEQAPLRRNVTIEDVGRSAVYLASDLSSGVTGEILHVDSGYNVMGIGL, encoded by the coding sequence ATGCTGCTTGAAGGTAAAAGAGCCCTCATTTTCGGAGTGGCCAACAACAAGAGCATTGCATACGGCATAGCCAAGGAATTCAAGGCGCAGGGCGCCCGCCTCGCCTTCAACTATCTCGGCGACGCGCTGCTCAAGCGTGTTGAGCCCATTTCCGAAGAACTTGGTGGCGACTTCATCTTCCAGTGTGACGTCACCAGCGATGAAGAAATCGCAGCCAGTGTTGAACGGGTCAAAAAGGAATGGGGCGGGGTAGACATCCTCATCCACTCCATCGGCTTTGCAAACCGCGAAGACCTTCAGGGACGCTTCATCGAAACTTCCCGCGACGGCTTCAAGCTTGCGCTCGACATTTCGGCCTACTCCCTCACCGCTCTGGCAAATGCCTATGAAGACCTGCTGACAGAGAACGCATCCGTGATTACTCTTTCTTACTACGGTGCGGAAAAGGTCATCACCAACTATAACGTCATGGGTGTAGCCAAGGCCGCTCTCGAGGCCAGCGTGCGCTATCTGGCTGTTGATCTGGGTGCAAAGGGCGTCCGCATCAACGGCATCAGCGCCGGCCCGATCAAGACCCTTGCAGCATCCGGCATTTCCGGGTTCCGCAGCATCCTCAACTACATTGAGGAACAGGCTCCCTTGCGGCGGAACGTAACCATCGAAGACGTGGGCCGCAGCGCCGTCTATCTCGCCTCGGATCTTTCCTCCGGCGTGACCGGCGAAATCCTGCACGTAGACAGCGGCTACAACGTGATGGGCATCGGACTATAG
- a CDS encoding PilZ domain-containing protein, whose protein sequence is MVERRSEPRVPLDCPVFATLQLKDGLEVYCLLRDLSLQGAQVALPPGELSIDVVVGDDIVILDPPVQLDGVITNARAQVAWVQGGMFGIRFANGMEIDQQLLEKLISDACM, encoded by the coding sequence ATGGTTGAGCGACGTAGTGAGCCGCGGGTTCCTCTTGATTGTCCGGTGTTTGCGACTCTGCAGTTGAAGGACGGGCTGGAAGTGTATTGTCTGTTGCGCGATCTGAGTCTGCAGGGAGCGCAGGTGGCGCTGCCTCCGGGTGAGCTTTCCATTGACGTGGTCGTTGGTGACGATATCGTCATCCTTGATCCGCCTGTGCAACTGGATGGAGTCATTACCAATGCCCGTGCTCAGGTGGCATGGGTACAGGGTGGTATGTTCGGTATCCGCTTTGCTAACGGCATGGAGATTGATCAGCAGCTTCTGGAGAAGCTTATTTCCGATGCCTGCATGTAG
- a CDS encoding tetratricopeptide repeat protein has protein sequence MIPTVLGVYETRRIDTLGSGVTRQTHELRILWFAAQVPGGEISCQPLNEDNLPSGFVQKIDKNQFLADYVLVPDVYEEHLRSVVNSLRDKVNGARAAKEVPSLSREEGMLLRGLMAFMHARPDVPLTDTDLFSVKSMLDAMRHTGNVILEYQRVLTGAAIDLRKQRKFDEAEAYYSKALELDGHNDHILFNLARVYFEKGQVEKARDMLLRALEINPDLEMARRFLRFLDASGKG, from the coding sequence ATGATCCCGACAGTTTTAGGTGTGTATGAAACCCGCAGGATCGATACCCTCGGCTCGGGGGTAACACGTCAGACGCATGAACTGCGTATTCTCTGGTTTGCGGCGCAGGTTCCCGGGGGGGAAATTAGCTGTCAGCCGCTCAATGAAGACAATCTGCCTTCCGGTTTCGTACAGAAGATCGACAAGAACCAATTTCTCGCAGACTACGTGCTGGTGCCGGATGTGTATGAAGAGCACCTGCGCAGCGTGGTGAACTCGCTACGGGACAAGGTGAACGGAGCGAGGGCAGCCAAAGAGGTGCCGTCGCTTTCCCGCGAGGAGGGAATGTTGCTCAGGGGGCTCATGGCTTTCATGCATGCACGTCCTGACGTGCCCCTGACGGATACGGATCTGTTTTCCGTGAAAAGCATGCTGGATGCCATGCGGCATACGGGTAACGTGATTCTCGAGTATCAGCGCGTGCTGACCGGGGCGGCCATTGACCTGCGCAAGCAGCGCAAGTTTGATGAAGCTGAGGCCTACTACTCCAAGGCTCTTGAGCTGGACGGGCATAACGACCACATCTTGTTCAACCTCGCGAGAGTCTATTTTGAGAAGGGGCAGGTGGAGAAGGCACGCGACATGCTGCTCAGAGCGTTGGAAATCAATCCCGATCTGGAAATGGCACGGCGTTTTCTGCGGTTTCTGGATGCTTCGGGAAAAGGTTAG
- a CDS encoding sensor histidine kinase, with the protein MSQQISPFRSSQELEETFALVQQRIAQKLLDYKAYDFSKKQTCAFNVFFDLAQEFDALEDLLTLAVLIIRSMFDVHAEIYVLNSRSVLLRYGCSTGASCAIPVMNTEGLPLTDGPFWQDKRYCIPIRGKKIDQDLLPITPVGETLGLLVLHPEPDITEKDAFFFEKYANRVGYQLHNRMLAFKHREHLEFIKNLVHDIGHNVIVPNMYFKLLFRQLDGKMKAMRHAISDLMETSISSPTLAQLDYIQHRMDEQYNEVFRHFQQTSLFLETLLRQSHFEKGRYVLHKSVVNLNDRIITPQLERFKARFDEKDIKLIPYCEGSGTFDDSILVTADVGLVSQVLANLFSNAVKYTRPTPHDEAAPNGEKSGKYLCYGVTLLPDHFGKGCCGARVNVITSGPYINAEDAPQLFKADFRGRDVGSEYGTGHGLFFAKEISRLHGGDAGYEAHPMGNCFYFTLPCDDSVPKSS; encoded by the coding sequence ATGAGCCAGCAGATTTCGCCGTTTCGCAGCAGTCAGGAGTTGGAAGAGACGTTTGCCCTGGTGCAACAGCGTATCGCCCAAAAGCTTCTGGACTATAAGGCGTATGACTTCAGCAAGAAGCAGACCTGCGCATTCAACGTATTCTTCGACCTTGCGCAGGAATTCGACGCCCTTGAAGACCTGCTCACTCTTGCCGTTCTCATCATCCGCTCCATGTTCGACGTCCATGCGGAAATCTACGTCCTGAACAGCCGCTCCGTGCTGTTGCGCTACGGTTGCTCCACAGGGGCATCCTGCGCCATTCCGGTCATGAATACAGAAGGTCTTCCCCTCACTGACGGTCCCTTCTGGCAGGATAAACGGTACTGCATCCCCATCAGGGGAAAAAAAATCGATCAGGATCTGCTTCCCATCACCCCGGTAGGCGAAACGCTCGGTCTTCTGGTGCTGCATCCGGAGCCCGACATTACCGAAAAGGACGCATTCTTTTTTGAAAAGTACGCCAACCGCGTAGGCTACCAGCTGCACAACCGCATGCTCGCCTTCAAACACCGCGAGCATCTGGAATTCATCAAGAATCTCGTGCATGACATCGGCCACAACGTCATTGTTCCGAACATGTACTTCAAGCTGCTGTTCCGGCAGCTGGACGGCAAGATGAAGGCCATGCGCCATGCCATTTCCGACCTCATGGAAACCTCCATCAGCTCGCCTACCCTTGCCCAGCTGGACTACATTCAACACCGCATGGACGAACAGTATAATGAGGTGTTCCGCCACTTCCAGCAAACCAGCCTGTTTCTGGAAACCCTTCTCCGACAAAGCCATTTCGAGAAAGGCCGCTACGTCCTGCACAAGAGCGTTGTCAATCTGAACGACCGCATCATCACACCCCAACTGGAACGCTTCAAGGCCCGTTTTGACGAAAAGGACATAAAGCTCATTCCCTATTGCGAAGGCAGCGGCACCTTTGATGACAGCATTCTGGTCACGGCCGATGTGGGGCTCGTCAGCCAGGTCCTGGCAAACCTCTTTTCCAATGCTGTAAAATACACTCGTCCGACACCGCATGACGAGGCCGCCCCCAATGGCGAGAAAAGCGGTAAGTACCTCTGCTACGGAGTAACTCTGCTGCCTGATCATTTCGGCAAGGGGTGTTGCGGAGCCCGTGTAAACGTGATCACCTCCGGCCCTTACATCAATGCCGAAGATGCCCCTCAACTCTTCAAGGCAGACTTCCGCGGCAGAGACGTGGGATCCGAATACGGCACCGGCCACGGCCTGTTCTTTGCCAAGGAAATATCGCGTCTGCACGGCGGCGACGCCGGTTATGAAGCCCACCCCATGGGCAATTGTTTCTACTTCACCCTGCCCTGCGACGACTCAGTGCCCAAATCATCATAA
- a CDS encoding amino acid ABC transporter ATP-binding protein, which produces MIRFEQVNKWYGSDHHVLKDINLEIAQGEVVVICGPSGSGKSTLIRCINRLEPIQKGRIIVDGMDLHDPRLNLTSLRAEIGFVFQQFNLYPHMTVLENITLAPTMVRNTPRAEAERLAMELLEKVNIPDKAKAYPSQLSGGQQQRVAIARGLAMKPKIMLFDEPTSALDPEMINEVLDVMKTLAREGMTMACVTHEMGFAREVADRVIFMDYGELIEENTPEEFFNNPQQDRTKDFLSKILSH; this is translated from the coding sequence GTGATCCGTTTTGAACAGGTGAACAAGTGGTACGGCAGCGACCACCACGTGCTTAAGGATATCAATCTTGAAATCGCACAGGGGGAGGTTGTGGTTATCTGCGGCCCCTCCGGTTCCGGGAAAAGCACGCTCATCCGCTGCATCAACAGGCTGGAACCCATCCAGAAGGGACGCATCATCGTGGACGGCATGGACCTTCACGACCCGCGACTCAACCTCACCAGCCTGCGCGCCGAAATCGGCTTCGTTTTCCAGCAGTTCAATCTCTATCCGCACATGACCGTGCTGGAAAACATCACCCTTGCCCCCACCATGGTACGCAACACGCCCCGCGCCGAGGCGGAGCGTCTGGCCATGGAACTGCTGGAAAAGGTGAACATTCCCGACAAGGCCAAAGCCTATCCCAGCCAGCTTTCGGGCGGCCAGCAGCAGCGTGTTGCCATTGCGCGCGGCCTTGCCATGAAGCCCAAGATCATGCTCTTCGACGAGCCCACGTCAGCGCTCGACCCCGAAATGATCAATGAAGTTCTCGACGTCATGAAGACTCTTGCCCGTGAGGGCATGACCATGGCCTGCGTGACCCACGAAATGGGCTTTGCCCGTGAAGTGGCCGACCGCGTCATCTTCATGGACTACGGCGAACTGATCGAAGAGAACACTCCCGAGGAGTTCTTCAACAATCCCCAGCAGGATCGTACCAAGGACTTCCTCAGCAAGATTCTTTCACACTAG
- a CDS encoding transporter substrate-binding domain-containing protein, producing the protein MRIGKIIAMALAATMMASTAFAGAVYDKVMQDKKIRIGIMTDSIPGAFFDAKGEWTGFDYDISTELAKRIGVEIERVKVNNKTRIAFIQQGRIDVSVANMTHTRERDKSIDFSITYFFDGQKVLSKKGAFASLADMKDKKIATMQGTTSEINIKNALKALGVANPDEHIISFQKESECFQALEMGRVAGWTTDATILLGYAAKKPGAFELVGDFLSDEPYGMGLPQDDSALRDAVNAALQDMWRDGTYMNIYNKWYGPETPYAMPMTNQIELWP; encoded by the coding sequence ATGCGTATTGGGAAGATTATTGCCATGGCTCTGGCCGCCACCATGATGGCTTCCACCGCCTTTGCCGGTGCCGTTTACGACAAGGTCATGCAGGACAAGAAGATCCGCATCGGCATCATGACCGACTCCATCCCCGGCGCCTTCTTTGACGCCAAGGGCGAATGGACCGGCTTCGACTACGACATCTCCACCGAACTGGCAAAGCGCATCGGCGTTGAAATCGAGCGCGTCAAGGTGAACAACAAGACCCGCATCGCCTTCATCCAGCAGGGCCGCATCGACGTTTCCGTTGCCAACATGACCCACACCCGTGAGCGCGACAAGTCCATCGACTTCTCCATCACCTACTTCTTCGACGGTCAGAAAGTTCTTTCCAAGAAGGGCGCCTTCGCTTCCCTCGCAGACATGAAGGACAAGAAGATCGCCACGATGCAGGGCACCACTTCCGAAATCAACATCAAGAACGCCCTGAAGGCTCTTGGCGTTGCCAACCCCGATGAGCACATCATTTCCTTCCAGAAGGAATCCGAATGCTTCCAGGCGCTGGAAATGGGCCGCGTTGCCGGCTGGACCACCGACGCCACCATCCTTCTCGGCTACGCAGCCAAGAAGCCCGGCGCATTTGAACTCGTAGGCGACTTCCTCTCCGACGAACCCTACGGCATGGGTCTGCCCCAGGACGATTCCGCTCTGCGTGACGCCGTGAACGCTGCCCTGCAGGACATGTGGCGCGACGGCACCTACATGAACATCTACAACAAGTGGTACGGCCCCGAAACTCCCTACGCCATGCCCATGACCAACCAGATCGAGCTGTGGCCCTAA
- a CDS encoding amino acid ABC transporter permease → MIRFWLEKVWVQNTVLLAIAAIMTYYWGWVFDFGYKFEWSMLYTVNETYQVNLGLEILKGLWVTVKITAISAAIGLGLGTVLGLSRLSDFKPLRYTATCIIEFFRNTPLLVVLFFFYFAFPRALPDAAREWIFSFHFEFWTAAVAVGMYTSAFMAEVIRAGLQSIPKGILEAAYSSGLSYVQVLRKIILPLAFREIIPPLGSEFLNNMKNTSLAMFVGVADMTWQAQQAEALTFKGFEATTAASVMYLSFSLIISFVLNGVNGKLRTVGNTNRSLPVLFVSLFYLPFSVASSALFNPVGRFLRARRRQRAASTYVSARQAALRMVAKRAAQAAILAGKAAFLLLLGSCLYVTIKGLITFDWAAIVTEFSHLIIWQFPHEEADPFLGMGGFTLSFIIAVVAIAASFLIGLVVGLGRCSNNRIFRIPSLLYIELIRGNPLIIVIYWVYFLIPVLFNTFFNTVWSASIALTLFTAAYLAEIVRGGIQNIPPGQVEAATASGLTYWQTMRKIILPQALKQMIPPIVGLFIAIFKDTSLVSILGVMELTSVAKAVDNRLMVASMEIWTTTALLYFIPCFLMSKYAAALERKLSPEKVNLKM, encoded by the coding sequence ATGATACGTTTCTGGCTGGAAAAGGTTTGGGTTCAGAACACCGTGCTGCTCGCCATTGCGGCGATCATGACCTACTACTGGGGCTGGGTTTTCGACTTTGGTTACAAGTTCGAATGGTCCATGCTCTATACGGTCAACGAAACCTATCAGGTCAATCTGGGCCTTGAGATCCTCAAGGGTCTGTGGGTAACGGTAAAAATCACCGCGATCAGTGCCGCCATCGGCCTCGGCCTCGGCACGGTTCTGGGACTTTCGCGCCTGTCGGACTTCAAACCGCTGCGCTATACCGCGACCTGCATAATCGAATTTTTCCGCAACACGCCGCTGCTTGTCGTCCTGTTCTTCTTCTACTTCGCCTTCCCGCGTGCCTTGCCTGACGCGGCACGGGAATGGATATTCTCCTTCCATTTCGAATTCTGGACTGCAGCAGTGGCCGTGGGCATGTACACCAGCGCATTCATGGCGGAAGTCATCCGCGCCGGTCTTCAGTCCATCCCCAAGGGGATTCTGGAAGCCGCATACTCCTCGGGCCTCAGCTACGTGCAGGTGCTTCGCAAGATCATCCTGCCCCTTGCCTTCCGCGAAATCATTCCGCCGCTGGGCAGCGAATTCCTCAACAACATGAAGAACACCTCGCTGGCCATGTTCGTTGGCGTAGCAGACATGACCTGGCAGGCTCAGCAGGCCGAAGCCCTTACCTTCAAAGGCTTTGAGGCTACCACCGCAGCGTCCGTTATGTATCTCAGCTTTTCGCTGATCATCTCCTTCGTCCTCAACGGCGTGAACGGCAAACTGCGCACCGTTGGCAACACCAACCGCTCGCTGCCTGTATTGTTTGTTTCCCTCTTCTACTTGCCGTTCTCCGTGGCAAGCAGCGCCCTCTTCAATCCCGTCGGACGCTTTTTACGAGCCCGCCGCCGTCAGCGCGCTGCCAGCACGTATGTCTCCGCCCGGCAGGCCGCCCTGCGCATGGTTGCCAAGCGCGCGGCGCAGGCTGCCATCCTTGCAGGCAAGGCAGCCTTTCTCCTCCTGCTCGGCTCGTGCCTGTACGTCACGATAAAGGGTCTGATCACTTTCGACTGGGCAGCCATCGTCACCGAATTCAGCCACCTGATCATCTGGCAGTTCCCGCACGAAGAGGCAGATCCCTTCCTCGGCATGGGCGGCTTCACGCTCTCCTTCATCATTGCCGTGGTGGCCATTGCGGCCAGTTTCCTCATCGGGCTTGTGGTAGGTCTTGGACGCTGCTCCAACAACCGCATTTTCCGCATTCCCAGCCTGCTCTATATCGAGCTCATTCGCGGCAACCCGCTGATCATCGTCATCTACTGGGTGTACTTTCTCATTCCCGTGCTGTTCAACACCTTCTTCAACACGGTTTGGTCGGCATCCATAGCCCTGACCCTGTTCACAGCCGCCTACCTTGCGGAAATCGTCCGAGGCGGCATCCAGAACATCCCGCCCGGTCAGGTGGAAGCCGCCACGGCATCCGGCCTGACTTACTGGCAGACCATGCGCAAGATCATTCTGCCACAGGCTCTCAAGCAGATGATTCCGCCTATTGTGGGCCTGTTCATCGCCATCTTCAAGGATACCTCGCTGGTTTCCATTCTCGGCGTCATGGAGCTTACGTCCGTGGCCAAGGCCGTGGACAACCGCCTGATGGTCGCCTCAATGGAAATCTGGACAACCACCGCCCTGCTCTACTTCATTCCCTGTTTCCTCATGTCCAAGTATGCCGCTGCCCTTGAGCGGAAACTGAGCCCGGAAAAGGTTAACCTGAAGATGTAG